From a region of the Constantimarinum furrinae genome:
- a CDS encoding response regulator transcription factor, protein METENKKILLVEDDPNFGTVLKDYLAMNDYQVTHAKNGMEGFEKFKKDDFDLCILDVMMPYKDGFTLAKEIREKNEDVPIIFLTAKAMKEDVLKGYKVGADDYLNKPFDSEVLLMKIKAIIQRKATDSIADSKQFEFNVGNFHLNSKLRFLTYKKEDPIKLSPKENELLRLLALHKNDLMPRELALTKIWRDDNYFTSRSMDVYIAKLRKYLGKDDGVEIINIHGEGFRLVVKDEVDQ, encoded by the coding sequence GAAAACAAGAAAATTCTTTTAGTAGAAGACGATCCCAATTTCGGAACGGTCCTTAAAGACTATTTGGCAATGAATGATTATCAGGTCACTCATGCAAAAAACGGAATGGAAGGCTTCGAGAAGTTTAAAAAAGATGACTTCGATCTTTGTATTCTCGACGTAATGATGCCGTATAAGGACGGATTTACTTTAGCGAAGGAAATTAGAGAAAAGAACGAAGATGTTCCAATTATATTCCTAACCGCTAAAGCCATGAAGGAGGATGTTTTAAAGGGGTATAAAGTAGGAGCAGACGATTACCTCAATAAGCCTTTTGACAGTGAAGTATTGTTAATGAAGATCAAGGCGATAATTCAGCGTAAAGCAACCGATTCTATAGCAGATAGTAAACAATTTGAATTTAACGTGGGTAACTTCCACCTTAATTCTAAATTGCGCTTTCTTACCTATAAAAAGGAAGATCCAATTAAGCTATCTCCCAAGGAGAATGAACTTCTTCGATTATTGGCCTTACATAAGAATGACCTAATGCCTCGTGAACTGGCACTGACTAAAATATGGAGGGATGACAATTACTTTACCTCACGTAGTATGGATGTTTATATCGCCAAATTGCGTAAGTATTTAGGAAAAGATGATGGTGTAGAAATTATAAATATTCATGGTGAAGGCTTCAGATTGGTAGTGAAAGACGAAGTTGATCAATAA